GCGCCGGCCGCGGGCGCCCTTCGTAGTGCACGGTGAGGTCCCGCACCGCGATCGCGTTCATCGCACGATCAACGCCGCCAGGTCCCGGACCCATAGGGATCCTGGATACCCTTTGGCCACCAACCGGAGCGTGCTGCCGTCCCGCACCACCAGGACGCGGGTGTCCGCGGTCACCTCGGCCAAGGGAAACTCGGCCTGGTAGCCGTCGCGGGCGCGGGCGATCAGGACCTGCGCCCCGGGCTTCGGGCCGGCCCGGGCGAGGATCGCCTCCACCGGGATCCCGGTGTACTCCTGCTCCGGGACGTAGGTGACCGCCCCGCTCAAGGTCGCGCGGACGGTCGTCTCCTGTCCGGCCCAATCCTGGTAGCGGAAGGAAAACGGCCGCTCCACCCTTCCCTCCACCTGTACGGCACCGGGAGAGAGCGGCCGGTACACGGCGAGGGAGTAGCCAACGCCGCCGGCGAGGAAGACCAGGGCCAGCCCCCCGGCCAGCCAGGCCCGGGCGCCGGTGGCTTGGACGTGGGGAGCATGGGCCAACCCGGCCCGGCGCAACGCGGCCAAGAGGTCATGGGCGAGCCACCCGCCGAGCACGAGGCCGGAGGCTGCGGCCAGCCCGGCCATGATCAAGATGTAGCCCACCGGGACACCAGAGAAGTACAGGGCCTGGAACACGAGCACGTTGGACGCCGAGGCCACCGCCCCCGAGAGGAGGAACCCCCACAACCGCCGCCGTGGGTCGAGGGACATCCCCAAATCCACGAACGCCCCCTGGACCGCGGACACGAGCAGGATCACGACCCCGTGGGTCCCTCCCATGAGGAACTCCACCGCCCCCTTGGCGAGGCCGGTCAACGTGGCCGCCCCGAACCGCCCCACCAGCGCCGCGGCGAGGAGCGGCCACACCACGTGCAAGCCCGCCAGGATCTGGCCCGCGCCGAACGGCACCCCCACGAACCGGTTCACCAGATTCCCCAGATACCCGACGTACGCGGACAATGCCCCGCCCACCGCGGCGAGCAGGGCCACCACCACGAGATCACGGACGGAGAGGCGCCCTAATCCGGCCGGATGACGATCTCCGCCACCCACTTCACCCTCCGCAGGCCCTCCGGAACCGGGGCGGCATCGTCCCACACCAGGAGGAGCGGCCCGCCATCGGCTGCGGCCAGGAACCGCCCGTCCACCTGGAGGGCGAGGATGTACCGGTCATCGCGAGCCAGGTACCGGACGGGAATGCGCTGGCTGAACCCGTCCGCGGCCCGGATCTCCACCGTGTACCCGCCCGCGGCGAGCGCGTCGTTGAAGTCGGCGTCGTCGTAGTGGATCCCGAGCTCGGCCGGCGGGAACCGGTCGTCGTCCACGTAGGCGAGGAGGCGCCACAGCGGAAGGCCGGAATAGGCGTGGGCCTCCCCGTTGCGGGTGGCCGTCACCGTGCGGGCGTGGCAGGGACAGCCCACCCCGGCCTCGAGCTCGGCCCGGGTGAACGTCCGCTCCACCTGGCCCTGGAGGCGGAGGGTGTAGCTCTCGTACGTCCCGTGCACCTCCACCCGTATCACCATCCGCGCCGACCGGGCGCTCTCGAACCGGGGGTTTCCCGGTCCCACCTTGACCAGGCGGAAGTAGCCGGGGTCGAACGGGAGGTAGACGCCATCCTGCTTGAAGGCGAGGATCCAGATCCAGTCCTGCTCCACGAGGTCGCCGTACCTGTAACGCATCCGGTATCCGTCTGCGGCCACCGCCTCCACCTCTGTATCCGGGGGCCATGGCCCGAGGAGGTCGGCGAGGGGGATCCCGGTATAGCGGGCGCCGATCTCGCGGCCGACCCGGTTGACGAACGTCCCCGGCCCGGTGACGGCGGCGAAATGCGTCTCCAGTTCCCGCATCGTGTAGGTGCGCTCCTCCGTGGAGGCCACGGTGACCGTGGCCTCCTCCGGCCAAGCCCCGACGGCGGGCAGGGCCGCAAAGCTTGCGTCCCAATTCACCACGAGCCACTGCACGGCTTTCACCAACAGCCCAGTGGTGGAGGGAAGGCCCTGGAAGAAGTGGGCCCGTTCGCCGAGGGCGGCGAGCATGTCCTCGTTGGACACTGCGCCGTCCGCCGGGAGGAACACGAGCTCCGGCCCCTCCTCCCACGCTGGAATCCTCACCCCGTCACGCTCGAACGCGAGGATCGGTGTTCCCAACGGGGACTGGCCCGTCACCACCGCCCGGGGCAAGGCCTTGGTGTAGCCGTCCACGGCGATGACATGGAGGAGGTCGCCCTCCTGCATCCCGCCCAGGGCCTCGACGAGGGGGGCGAGGGGGATCCCCCGGTAGCTGTGGGCGGGTTTCCAGTTGGGGTCATTCGGGGACAAGGTCGGCCCTTGATAGCGCACGGTGCCCGATAGGGTCGGCCACAGGTCGTCGGCCAGGTCCACGGCCAGGGATCGGTCCCCG
This genomic interval from Candidatus Acetothermia bacterium contains the following:
- a CDS encoding ECF transporter S component; this translates as MGGGDRHPAGLGRLSVRDLVVVALLAAVGGALSAYVGYLGNLVNRFVGVPFGAGQILAGLHVVWPLLAAALVGRFGAATLTGLAKGAVEFLMGGTHGVVILLVSAVQGAFVDLGMSLDPRRRLWGFLLSGAVASASNVLVFQALYFSGVPVGYILIMAGLAAASGLVLGGWLAHDLLAALRRAGLAHAPHVQATGARAWLAGGLALVFLAGGVGYSLAVYRPLSPGAVQVEGRVERPFSFRYQDWAGQETTVRATLSGAVTYVPEQEYTGIPVEAILARAGPKPGAQVLIARARDGYQAEFPLAEVTADTRVLVVRDGSTLRLVAKGYPGSLWVRDLAALIVR
- a CDS encoding molybdopterin-dependent oxidoreductase; this translates as MRRSLLAVVLVALAVGAWAQAVLVQVGDRSLAVDLADDLWPTLSGTVRYQGPTLSPNDPNWKPAHSYRGIPLAPLVEALGGMQEGDLLHVIAVDGYTKALPRAVVTGQSPLGTPILAFERDGVRIPAWEEGPELVFLPADGAVSNEDMLAALGERAHFFQGLPSTTGLLVKAVQWLVVNWDASFAALPAVGAWPEEATVTVASTEERTYTMRELETHFAAVTGPGTFVNRVGREIGARYTGIPLADLLGPWPPDTEVEAVAADGYRMRYRYGDLVEQDWIWILAFKQDGVYLPFDPGYFRLVKVGPGNPRFESARSARMVIRVEVHGTYESYTLRLQGQVERTFTRAELEAGVGCPCHARTVTATRNGEAHAYSGLPLWRLLAYVDDDRFPPAELGIHYDDADFNDALAAGGYTVEIRAADGFSQRIPVRYLARDDRYILALQVDGRFLAAADGGPLLLVWDDAAPVPEGLRRVKWVAEIVIRPD